From the genome of Flavobacterium ovatum, one region includes:
- a CDS encoding response regulator, with amino-acid sequence MKKILIIEDDTVLRENTAEFIKGENFEVFVAEDGLIGVQQTLKHLPDLILCDISMPNMNGYDFYKTIKQIESTSTIPLVFFSARTENEDIRAGMQLGADDYIIKPFDFHELLKVINTRLAKYDSIEQLNNEKFHALMDHPTLGVFIYQKDNFIFYNETLSTIFGYDYDEFSSINFRKLLDEKHCDKTKILNDFDRCLKDTKGSISLKFEAVHKTLNTVFVELFGSVITYKGHTSLAGNIIKLDIKNPTPSIFKDPIDNPLKLSNRELEVLELICKGKSTLETSETLFLGQRTIETYRANLLEKTDSKNIAELIMYAIRNKLITIDLY; translated from the coding sequence ATGAAAAAAATTCTTATCATAGAAGACGATACAGTCTTAAGAGAAAATACAGCCGAATTTATTAAGGGAGAAAACTTTGAAGTGTTTGTGGCCGAGGATGGACTTATAGGCGTCCAACAAACCTTAAAACATTTACCTGATCTTATCCTTTGCGATATATCTATGCCTAATATGAATGGATATGATTTTTATAAAACAATTAAGCAAATTGAATCTACCTCCACTATTCCTTTAGTGTTTTTTTCTGCAAGAACTGAAAATGAAGATATCAGAGCAGGAATGCAGTTGGGTGCGGATGATTATATTATAAAACCTTTTGACTTTCATGAATTATTGAAAGTGATTAATACTCGCCTCGCTAAATATGATTCTATTGAACAACTTAACAACGAAAAATTCCATGCTCTTATGGATCATCCGACATTAGGTGTTTTTATTTATCAAAAAGATAATTTTATATTTTATAATGAAACATTATCCACCATTTTCGGCTACGATTATGATGAATTTTCTTCAATAAATTTCAGAAAACTTCTCGATGAAAAACATTGTGATAAAACAAAAATTTTAAACGATTTTGATCGCTGTTTAAAAGATACAAAAGGCTCAATATCTTTAAAATTTGAAGCCGTCCACAAAACTTTGAACACCGTATTTGTTGAATTATTTGGATCTGTAATTACCTACAAAGGTCACACGAGTCTTGCTGGCAATATCATTAAATTAGACATTAAAAACCCTACCCCATCTATATTTAAAGATCCAATAGATAATCCCCTAAAACTTAGCAATCGCGAACTTGAAGTGCTTGAATTAATTTGTAAGGGAAAATCTACTTTAGAGACATCTGAAACCCTTTTTCTCGGGCAGCGAACTATTGAAACATACAGAGCTAATCTTTTGGAAAAAACAGATAGCAAGAACATTGCTGAACTTATTATGTATGCAATACGCAATAAACTGATAACAATAGACTTATATTGA
- a CDS encoding ice-binding family protein, producing the protein MKIKLHFLAISFFALLLPNINFSQTVNLGILESFEGYTGAGAITNGAGATWKGDAGTNIGIISGFGGPPSFTGNTYNANTVTAQCRFDLFRLYIHLNDLFVDYPSTHAPAFGGGETLTPGVYSIPGAGSIGAALTLDGGGNPDAYFIIKFYGAMTVGAGAVVNLTNGTKSCNVFFIADGAISVAADAKIKGTLFAKIGAVGLGANAVLEGRMLSLQGALVTGVGAVVRPPACKSTIPIFCEANCSPAPAVDVLGVLSNYALYTNLGAVANTSTSGIDGNIGTDSGSVSGFEDSIVIGDVHTANTNTAQANSDLDTAYNALMALPNTVPSDAGVFPVVLVAHPAAFGAVGAVGETVNPGVYFIDGAGSLGGTLTLDGQNDPNAIFVFKFAGAFSVGAQSKIILINGARRCNIFWIGGAGVATGAITIGAGSVLKGTFLSHGGACGSGASVFLAGRQLSTGGAVNTYSGIIYNNPVCVTSTSLTAIDAVTETTPAINGNTGGTTTSLTSNDILKGNLVVIGTASGNVTMTTGALPTGITVDTATGIVTVAANTPAGNYNVEYTICEVDDTANCDTVTSIITVTAIDAVTETTPAINGNTGGTTTALTSNDTLNGDLVVIGTASGNVTMTTGVLPTGITVDTATGVVTVAANTPAGNYSVEYTICEVDDTANCDTVTSIITVTAIDAVTETTPAINGNLGGTTTSLTSNDTLNGNSVVIGTSPGNVTMTTGTLPTGITVDTATGIVTVAANTPAGNYNVEYTICEVDDTANCDTVTSIITVTAIDAVTETTPAINGNTGGTTTALTSNDTLNGNSVVIGTSPGNVTMTTGTLPTGITVDTATGVVTVAANTPAGNYSVEYTICEVDDTANCDTVTSIITVTAIDAVTETTPAINGNLGGTTTSLTSNDTLNGNSVVIGTSPGNVTMTTGTLPTGITVDTATGVVTVATNTPAGNYSVEYTICEVDDTANCDTVTSIITVTGSGIDAVTETTPAINGKTGGTTTPLTSNDTLHGSQVVIGTDPGNVTMTTGVLPTGITVDTATGIVTVAANTPAGNYNVEYTICEIDNTANCDTVTSIITVAAPGIDAVTETTPAINGNTGGTTTALTSNDTLNGNSVVIGTSPGNVTMTTGVLPTGITVNTATGIVTVAANTPAGYYPISYTICEVNNTGNCDTVTSTIVVSAPIIDANKDTAGPINGTTGGTNVVNVLTNDTVNGSDVSLSQIHLTTVTSNNSLTLNSDGSVDIATNTPAGTYTMTYQICEKSNPTNCSQADVTIEVTKELPDFSTTIDIEALVFVSAGDKKDFVVNISEIKGAPSDGQVVFKISKQSAFLITYGATTSISAVNGDVTVNNNDWTITESSLFITTTLKAGVTIGANTFSAIGFTIERQLDVPTQTSQPITVTIVNGSGLDSQNYNNTYNTVLNAQ; encoded by the coding sequence ATGAAAATTAAACTCCATTTTTTAGCCATAAGTTTTTTTGCACTACTGTTACCAAATATAAATTTTAGTCAAACAGTTAATTTAGGGATACTTGAATCTTTTGAAGGTTATACCGGAGCCGGAGCTATTACAAATGGAGCCGGAGCGACCTGGAAAGGCGATGCTGGTACAAATATTGGAATCATTAGCGGATTTGGTGGGCCACCATCTTTTACTGGCAACACCTACAATGCTAATACTGTAACAGCTCAGTGCAGATTCGATTTATTTAGGTTATATATTCACCTTAACGATCTTTTTGTCGACTATCCATCCACCCATGCTCCCGCTTTTGGAGGTGGTGAAACACTTACTCCTGGAGTTTATTCCATACCTGGCGCTGGATCGATAGGAGCAGCTCTTACTCTTGATGGAGGTGGAAATCCTGACGCTTACTTTATAATTAAATTTTACGGAGCCATGACAGTAGGAGCTGGTGCAGTAGTTAATTTAACTAATGGAACAAAATCTTGCAATGTTTTTTTTATTGCAGATGGAGCTATTTCTGTTGCAGCAGATGCTAAAATAAAAGGAACTTTATTTGCAAAGATAGGAGCTGTTGGTCTTGGTGCAAATGCCGTTCTTGAAGGAAGAATGCTTTCCTTGCAAGGAGCACTAGTTACTGGAGTTGGCGCTGTTGTAAGACCACCTGCTTGTAAGAGTACCATTCCAATATTTTGTGAAGCAAATTGTAGTCCAGCTCCTGCTGTTGATGTTTTGGGAGTTCTTTCAAATTATGCCCTTTATACTAATTTAGGTGCTGTGGCGAATACTAGCACATCTGGAATTGATGGTAATATCGGTACCGATTCTGGCTCTGTAAGTGGTTTTGAGGATTCAATTGTTATTGGGGATGTTCATACTGCAAATACTAATACAGCACAAGCTAATAGTGATTTAGATACCGCTTATAATGCACTTATGGCATTGCCTAATACAGTACCTTCAGATGCAGGTGTTTTTCCTGTAGTACTTGTTGCCCACCCGGCAGCTTTTGGAGCTGTTGGAGCTGTTGGAGAAACAGTAAATCCTGGAGTTTATTTTATAGACGGTGCTGGATCTTTAGGGGGAACTCTTACCTTAGACGGTCAAAATGATCCCAATGCAATATTTGTTTTTAAGTTTGCCGGGGCATTTTCAGTAGGAGCACAATCAAAAATAATTTTAATTAATGGAGCGCGTCGTTGCAATATTTTTTGGATTGGAGGAGCTGGAGTTGCCACTGGTGCCATTACTATAGGAGCTGGTTCTGTTTTAAAAGGAACTTTTCTTTCACATGGCGGAGCTTGTGGATCAGGAGCTTCTGTATTTCTCGCAGGACGACAACTTTCTACTGGCGGAGCAGTTAACACCTATTCAGGTATAATTTATAACAATCCAGTTTGTGTCACTTCGACATCTTTGACAGCAATTGATGCGGTGACCGAAACCACTCCAGCAATAAACGGAAACACAGGGGGAACAACAACTTCCTTGACTTCAAATGACATTTTAAAAGGAAACCTCGTAGTTATAGGTACCGCTTCTGGTAATGTAACGATGACAACGGGTGCGCTACCAACAGGGATTACAGTTGATACTGCAACAGGGATTGTAACAGTAGCAGCCAATACTCCTGCAGGTAATTATAACGTTGAGTATACAATTTGTGAGGTAGATGACACGGCTAACTGTGATACAGTAACAAGCATAATAACAGTAACAGCAATTGATGCGGTGACCGAAACCACTCCAGCAATCAATGGAAACACTGGAGGAACCACAACTGCCTTAACGTCTAATGATACGTTAAATGGAGACCTAGTAGTTATAGGAACAGCTTCTGGAAATGTAACGATGACAACAGGAGTACTACCAACAGGAATTACAGTTGATACTGCAACAGGGGTTGTAACCGTTGCAGCGAATACTCCAGCTGGTAATTATAGCGTTGAGTATACAATTTGTGAGGTAGATGACACGGCAAACTGTGATACAGTAACAAGTATTATAACAGTAACAGCAATTGATGCGGTGACCGAAACCACTCCTGCAATCAACGGAAACCTAGGAGGAACTACAACTTCCTTAACTTCTAATGATACGTTAAATGGAAATTCAGTAGTTATAGGAACAAGTCCAGGAAATGTAACGATGACAACAGGAACGCTTCCAACAGGGATTACAGTTGATACTGCAACAGGGATTGTAACAGTCGCTGCGAATACTCCAGCTGGTAATTATAACGTTGAATATACAATTTGTGAGGTAGATGACACGGCAAACTGTGATACAGTAACAAGCATAATAACAGTAACAGCAATTGATGCGGTGACCGAAACCACTCCAGCAATCAATGGAAACACTGGAGGAACCACAACTGCCTTAACTTCTAATGATACGTTAAATGGAAATTCAGTAGTTATAGGAACAAGTCCAGGAAATGTAACTATGACAACAGGAACACTTCCAACAGGAATTACAGTTGATACTGCAACAGGGGTTGTAACCGTTGCCGCGAATACTCCAGCTGGTAATTATAGCGTTGAGTATACAATTTGTGAGGTAGACGACACGGCAAATTGTGACACGGTAACAAGTATTATAACAGTAACAGCAATTGATGCTGTAACCGAAACCACTCCTGCAATCAACGGAAACCTAGGAGGAACTACAACTTCCTTAACTTCTAATGATACGTTAAATGGAAATTCAGTAGTTATAGGAACAAGTCCAGGAAATGTAACTATGACAACAGGAACGCTTCCAACAGGAATCACAGTTGATACTGCAACAGGGGTTGTAACCGTTGCAACGAATACTCCAGCTGGTAATTATAGCGTTGAGTATACAATTTGTGAGGTAGATGACACGGCTAACTGTGATACGGTAACAAGTATTATAACAGTAACAGGGTCAGGAATTGATGCAGTAACCGAAACTACTCCCGCTATTAACGGAAAAACTGGCGGAACTACAACTCCCTTAACTTCAAATGACACTTTACATGGAAGCCAAGTCGTTATAGGTACAGATCCAGGAAATGTAACGATGACAACAGGTGTATTACCAACAGGAATTACAGTTGACACTGCAACAGGGATTGTAACAGTGGCAGCCAATACTCCAGCAGGCAATTATAACGTTGAATATACAATTTGTGAGATAGATAACACGGCAAACTGTGATACGGTAACAAGTATTATAACAGTTGCAGCGCCAGGAATTGATGCGGTGACCGAAACTACTCCAGCAATCAACGGAAACACTGGAGGAACCACAACTGCCTTGACTTCTAATGATACTTTAAATGGAAATTCAGTAGTTATAGGAACAAGTCCAGGAAATGTAACGATGACAACAGGAGTATTACCAACAGGAATCACAGTTAATACTGCAACGGGGATTGTAACAGTTGCAGCCAACACCCCAGCAGGCTACTATCCAATAAGTTATACAATTTGCGAGGTGAACAACACAGGAAACTGTGATACGGTAACCTCTACTATTGTTGTTTCGGCTCCGATTATAGATGCCAATAAAGATACTGCAGGACCTATTAATGGTACAACAGGAGGAACCAACGTTGTTAACGTATTAACAAATGATACTGTAAATGGTTCAGATGTTAGTCTAAGTCAAATTCATTTGACAACTGTAACTTCTAACAATAGTTTAACGTTAAATTCTGACGGTTCTGTAGATATAGCTACAAATACTCCAGCAGGAACTTATACCATGACATATCAAATTTGTGAAAAATCAAATCCAACTAATTGTAGCCAAGCAGACGTAACAATAGAAGTTACAAAAGAACTACCAGACTTTTCTACAACAATAGATATTGAAGCTTTAGTCTTCGTATCTGCAGGTGATAAAAAAGATTTTGTTGTAAATATATCTGAAATTAAAGGCGCACCATCAGATGGACAAGTAGTCTTTAAAATCTCAAAACAGTCTGCATTCCTTATTACCTATGGAGCTACAACTAGTATTTCTGCTGTTAATGGTGACGTTACAGTAAATAATAATGACTGGACAATAACTGAAAGTTCCCTATTTATAACAACTACATTAAAAGCAGGTGTTACAATTGGTGCAAATACATTTTCAGCTATTGGTTTTACCATAGAGCGTCAACTAGATGTACCGACTCAAACTTCGCAACCAATTACAGTTACAATTGTAAATGGATCAGGTTTAGATAGTCAGAATTATAATAACACATATAACACTGTTCTTAATGCTCAGTAA